From Nerophis lumbriciformis linkage group LG11, RoL_Nlum_v2.1, whole genome shotgun sequence, one genomic window encodes:
- the lrrc4bb gene encoding leucine-rich repeat-containing protein 4B, which produces MRVVMVTSPCTPSPLLWLVHLLLWFHNHGPELTEAAPPCPTPCSCSNQASRVICTRKSLDQVPDSISENTRYLNLQENTIQVIKSDTFKHLRHLEILQLSKNHIRQIEVGAFNGLPNLNTLELFDNRLTVVPSQAFEYLSKLRELWLRNNPIETLPAFAFHRVPSLRRLDLGELRKLDFISEAAFEGLVNLRFLNLGMCGLKDIPNLTPLVRLEELELSGNQLGIVRPGSFQGLVSLRKLWLMHSRVSVIERNAFDDLKSLEELNLSHNSLHSLPHDLFTPLHQLERVHLNHNPWVCNCDVLWLSWWLKETVPSNTTCCARCHAPPGLKGKYIGELDQSHFTCYAPVIVEPPTDLNVTEGMAAELKCRTGTSMTSVNWFTPNGTLMTHGSYRVRISVLHDGTLNFTNVTVQDTGQYTCMVTNSAGNTTATAVLNVSASDPSNSYSYFTTVTVETVETVGGGDDKNSAMQYINETFIDFPNPTVERGSDGITISPSLSSLSSLSPRANRATENAVTVSIIDVTNIPGLDDVMKTTKIIIGCFVAITFMAAVMLVVFYKLRKQHQLHKHHGPARAIEIVNVEDEIGAGAGSGISGGSTMNTGSGGEGTLRIHHPEIVNLPNIGRSDTLNHYYKTHHYNNNVMGLSIGSEGMGPGGMLGNKNHQGQEIPISCTPVPISTSNLLTSSGNGTNINPSSMSPPLPMSLPMPTMGLHGSIKGFMGQNQNPQMEPLLFKGNSKENVQETQI; this is translated from the exons ATGCGTGTTGTCATGGTGACCAGCCCCTGTACCCCTTCCCCCCTCCTCTGGTTGGTCCACCTTTTGTTGTGGTTCCACAACCATGGACCTGAGCTGACAGAGGCAGCACCCCCATGTCCCACCCCGTGTAGTTGCTCCAATCAGGCGAGCCGTGTCATCTGCACAAGGAAGAGTCTAGATCAAGTCCCGGACAGTATTTCGGAGAACACAAGATACCTCAATCTACAAGAGAACACAATTCAG GTGATAAAGTCTGACACCTTTAAGCACCTGCGGCATTTGGAAATCCTCCAGCTCTCCAAGAACCACATCCGACAGATCGAGGTGGGGGCGTTCAATGGGCTGCCAAACCTCAACACGCTGGAGCTTTTCGACAACCGTCTCACCGTGGTACCGTCACAGGCCTTTGAGTACCTCAGCAAGCTAAGGGAACTATGGCTACGGAACAACCCCATCGAGACACTGCCGGCGTTTGCATTTCACCGCGTTCCCTCTTTACGCCGTCTCGATCTCGGGGAGCTCAGGAAACTGGATTTCATCTCAGAGGCGGCCTTCGAAGGTCTGGTGAATTTGCGCTTCTTGAATCTGGGCATGTGCGGCTTAAAGGACATCCCTAACCTCACCCCGCTCGTACGACTAGAGGAGTTGGAGTTGTCCGGCAACCAGTTGGGGATTGTCCGGCCCGGATCCTTCCAGGGCCTGGTGTCACTTCGCAAGCTGTGGCTCATGCACTCCAGAGTGTCTGTTATTGAACGCAACGCCTTTGATGACCTAAAGAGCTTGGAGGAGCTCAACCTTTCCCACAATTCCCTTCATTCGCTGCCTCATGACCTCTTCACGCCTTTGCACCAGTTGGAGAGGGTGCATCTCAATCACAACCCATGGGTGTGCAACTGTGACGTTCTGTGGCTCAGCTGGTGGCTTAAAGAAACGGTTCCTAGCAACACAACATGTTGTGCCCGGTGTCACGCACCCCCAGGTCTGAAGGGCAAGTACATCGGTGAACTGGACCAGAGCCATTTCACATGCTACGCACCGGTCATTGTGGAGCCGCCCACTGACCTCAACGTCACCGAGGGCATGGCGGCAGAGCTGAAATGCCGCACGGGGACCTCCATGACCTCCGTGAACTGGTTCACTCCGAACGGCACTTTGATGACCCACGGATCGTACCGCGTGAGGATCTCCGTGCTCCACGACGGAACGCTCAACTTCACCAACGTGACTGTGCAGGACACGGGCCAGTACACATGCATGGTGACCAACTCCGCTGGCAACACCACCGCCACCGCCGTGCTCAACGTATCCGCTTCAGACCCCAGCAACAGCTACAGCTATTTTACCACCGTCACAGTGGAGACAGTCGAGACAGTGGGAGGAGGGGACGATAAGAACTCAGCAATGCAGTACATTAACGAGACCTTCATAGATTTCCCTAATCCTACTGTTGAAAGAGGTTCAGATGGCATCACTATATCCCCTTCTCTCTCTTCCCTGTCCTCACTGTCCCCACGAGCGAACAGAGCCACTGAAAATGCAGTGACTGTATCCATCATCGATGTAACTAACATTCCGGGCCTGGATGATGTAATGAAAACCACCAAGATCATCATTGGCTGCTTTGTGGCAATTACTTTTATGGCAGCTGTAATGTTGGTGGTCTTCTATAAGCTCCGCAAGCAACACCAGCTGCACAAGCACCATGGCCCAGCCAGAGCCATCGAGATCGTCAATGTGGAGGATGAGATTGGAGCCGGAGCCGGAAGCGGCATTTCAGGCGGGTCTACGATGAATACAGGCAGTGGCGGAGAAGGAACCCTAAGGATACATCATCCTGAAATAGTTAACCTTCCCAACATTGGACGTTCAGACACCCTGAACCATTACTATAAGACCCATCATTACAACAACAATGTGATGGGGCTTAGTATTGGTAGCGAAGGAATGGGACCCGGAGGGATGCTTGGCAACAAAAACCACCAAGGCCAGGAAATCCCCATCTCCTGCACCCCTGTCCCCATCTCCACGTCCAACCTCCTCACATCTTCAGGAAATGGCACCAACATCAACCCAAGCTCTATGTCCCCGCCTCTGCCCATGTCTCTCCCAATGCCTACCATGGGCCTACACGGATCAATTAAAGGTTTCATGGGCCAGAATCAGAACCCCCAAATGGAGCCTCTTCTCTTTAAGGGGAACTCAAAGGAAAATGTCCAGGAGACTCAGATCTAA